The Humulus lupulus chromosome 4, drHumLupu1.1, whole genome shotgun sequence genome has a window encoding:
- the LOC133831177 gene encoding protein NUCLEAR FUSION DEFECTIVE 4-like, with protein sequence MVEAARHGWPELRSFGSQVLFGRWFMFFASTLVMSVAGATYMFGLYSSEIKRSLGYDQTTLNLIGFFKDLGANVGVVSGLLNEVMPPSVVLSVGVVMNFFGYFMIWLAVTGRIPKPQVWHMCLYICIGANSQTYANTGALVPSVNNFPENRGSVLGLLKGFVGLSGAIITQLYHALYGENTKALILLIAWLPAAVNFVFLRIIRIIKMVRQPNEIKTFYNLLYISLGLAGFLMILIIIQNRLKFTRVQYELTSPVIVVLLLFLPLAIVIREEYRLWKAKTQPLQDVVIAQNQFSDQLADVQPSVEGVSEETSQKKPEEEGSSWCRNIFSPPERGEDYTILQAIFSVDMLILFVATICGVGGTLTLIDNLGQIGKSMGYPAHSTTTFISLVSIWNYLGRVASGFASEIFLTKYQFPRPLMLTLVLLFACVGHLLIAFAVPYSLYFASVIIGFCFGAQWPLIFAIISEIFGLKYYATLYNCGGLASPVGAYILNVLVAGRLYDKEAMKQLNAKGLTRERGQDLTCDGVQCYRMSFFIISAAALFGSLVSSILVIRTRKFYQGDIYKKFKEGTMSPTTADDQSDMAKKNPANVVLKSSSST encoded by the coding sequence ATGGTGGAGGCAGCTCGCCATGGCTGGCCTGAACTTCGTAGCTTCGGCTCCCAAGTACTCTTCGGCCGATGGTTCATGTTCTTCGCTTCAACTTTGGTCATGTCAGTAGCAGGGGCCACCTACATGTTCGGACTTTACTCCTCAGAAATCAAAAGGTCACTAGGCTACGACCAAACGACACTCAATCTCATAGGCTTCTTCAAGGACTTAGGTGCCAACGTCGGTGTCGTTTCAGGGCTACTCAACGAGGTCATGCCACCAAGTGTGGTGCTCTCCGTCGGAGTAGTCATGAACTTCTTCGGCTACTTCATGATATGGCTTGCCGTCACGGGCCGAATACCGAAACCCCAAGTGTGGCACATGTGTCTATACATTTGTATTGGAGCTAACTCTCAGACTTATGCCAATACCGGAGCTTTGGTGCCTTCTGTGAACAATTTCCCAGAAAACAGAGGAAGTGTTTTGGGGTTGTTAAAGGGTTTTGTTGGGCTTAGTGGAGCTATCATTACACAACTCTACCATGCTTTATATGGTGAAAATACTAAAGCTCTTATCCTACTCATTGCTTGGCTTCCGGCTGCGGTTAACTTCGTTTTTCTTAGAATCATTCGGATAATAAAGATGGTTCGACAACCAAATGAGATCAAAACCTTCTATAATCTTCTTTATATATCTCTTGGCCTTGCTGGGTTTCTCATGATTTTGATCATTATACAGAACAGGCTAAAGTTTACTAGAGTTCAGTACGAGCTAACTTCTCCAGTTATTGTTGTTCTCTTACTTTTTCTACCTCTGGCAATTGTTATAAGAGAAGAATACCGTCTTTGGAAAGCGAAAACTCAACCTCTACAAGATGTGGTCATAGCTCAAAATCAATTTTCAGATCAATTAGCCGATGTGCAGCCTAGTGTAGAAGGTGTTAGTGAAGAAACTTCACAGAAGAAGCCTGAAGAAGAAGGCTCAAGTTGGTGTAGAAACATTTTCAGTCCACCGGAGAGAGGTGAAGACTACACCATTTTGCAAGCTATTTTCAGTGTTGACATGTTGATCTTGTTCGTGGCGACGATCTGTGGTGTTGGTGGGACTTTGACTCTGATCGACAACCTTGGTCAGATCGGAAAATCTATGGGATATCCAGCTCATAGCACCACAACTTTCATCTCACTCGTAAGCATTTGGAACTATCTTGGACGAGTTGCTTCAGGCTTTGCTTCTGAAATATTTTTGACCAAGTACCAGTTCCCACGTCCCTTGATGCTTACTTTGGTTCTTCTTTTCGCTTGTGTTGGCCATCTCTTAATAGCCTTTGCAGTCCCTTACTCACTGTATTTCGCTTCTGTCATTATTGGCTTTTGTTTTGGTGCTCAATGGCCTTTAATATTTGCCATCATATCAGAGATTTTTGGGCTCAAATACTATGCTACTTTGTACAACTGTGGTGGTTTGGCAAGCCCGGTTGGGGCTTATATTCTGAACGTGTTGGTAGCTGGTCGTTTATATGATAAAGAAGCTATGAAACAGCTGAACGCCAAGGGTCTAACCAGGGAACGAGGGCAAGATTTGACTTGTGATGGTGTTCAGTGTTATAGAATGTCGTTTTTCATAATCAGTGCAGCTGCGCTTTTTGGAAGCTTGGTGTCTTCTATTTTGGTCATTAGAACTAGAAAATTCTACCAAGGTGATATCTATAAAAAGTTCAAAGAAGGCACCATGAGTCCTACTACTGCTGATGATCAATCTGATATGGCTAAAAAAAACCCTGCAAATGTGGTTTTGAAGTCAAGTTCTTCCACATAA